The stretch of DNA TTCGCCACCAGTTGCCGATCCGGCAAGTCATACAACGTCAGCGACCAGAACTCACTGGCCGGCGGCAACTGCCCCGGCGCAAAGCGCAGACGATAACGCCGTCCACCCTGCAGGGGCTGGCCCTGATTGTCGAGACGGCTGCCGGTGTAGAACGCCTCTTCAACGCTGTTGCCGTAAATCCCCATCAGCGCCCCCACCGCACGGTTCACATAGTTACCGTGCATTGCCTCGCGGTTGCCGAACAGGCCCAGCGTGCTGCGTGTCTGTGTCACCGCCGTTTGCAGTTGTGCCTGCGCTTGCTGAATACCGGCGATCAGCCCCTGCTGTTGGTTGGCAGGCAGCGCGGCGAAATCGAACGGTTGCCCCGGCACGATGCCGATTGTTGCAAAACGCTCACGCAGTGCCTGCTCCGACGGCTGCGTCGGACACAGCGCCAGAATCTGATTGAGCACGCCGATAAACGCCGGCCCCAATCCGCTTTTGCTGTCCCACGCTGGCCAGGCGATCGGCGCGGCCGCCGTCGGTGCCGGGCCAGCGGTGTATTGGTGCAACCCGCGCAAACGGTATTGCTGTTGCAAGGCTCGCACGGCGGGCATGTCATCAGCGTTCTTCAGACCGGTGCGGCCGAGGACCATGACGATCTCGGTTTCACTGCGCAGCACGGCTTTGATTCCGCTAGGCTTCGGCCCTTGCCAGTTCGGCCCGGCGATCAGGTAATCGCCCGCTTCACGACCGGTGCCGAGCACACCGACGTAGCCGAAATTATGGGTGTACTGATCGACCAGTTGATGCACGTAGTAGCGGTCCTGGTCCACTGCCGGCACGCTCAGCACTTGCGGTTCGCTGCGCAGATCCAGCCAGGCCCAGGAGTACGGCGTGTCGTTGTTCGGCGTGACGATTTCACGATTGGCCGGGGTGTAGAGTTGGCTGTAGTGGCGAAACCGATTGAAGCCGCCGACGTATTCCGGCGCATTCGGATTGAGCAGCTGTTTCTCCAGAGTCTGGTAATGCATGAGCATCGGGTAGGCGTAGATCCACGCCTGTTGCGCAATCGCCTGAAACTCACTGATATCGTCAGCCAGTACCCATCGCGGCATCATCAGACTGGCGCCCACTGCGCCCATGCCGGCGAGCAGGCGGCGACGACTGAAGACCAGGTTCATTGCTTCACCCTCGCGAGGGTCGGCAGGCGATAACTGCCATCCAGTGCGCTCGGCTTCGGCAGGTATAAGCGCAACAACAGATTGAACGGGCCTTGCGGCGTTGGCAGCCAATTGCCCTGTTGCGCGGGTGCCGGAGCGTCCGTTTGCAGGAGCAGTGTCAGCCCGCCGTCAGCGTCGTATTGCAGCTGCGGGCTGCGATCACCCAATGCGTAGCGCTGGATCGGATTGCTCGCCAGCAACTGGGTTCTGCCGTCGTACAGGGTCAACGACCAGAATGCATTCACCGGCGGCAGTTGCCCGGCCGGGAAATGCAGGCGATAAGCCTGACGGCCATCGAGCACCTGACCTGCGACATCGTGCAGGGCCATCGGGTAGATGGCTTCGATCGCATCGTTGGCGTAGATGTAACGCCAGGCCACGGCGGCCCGGGTCAGGTCATCCTCGCCAAACTTGCCGACATTGGTGGGCGACGGCAACCAGCCCTGCTGCTCGCGAGCCAGCTGACTGGACGCCACACGCACCTGCTCACGCCCGGCCTCGGCACCGGCCGCCACCGCGTCACGCAGGTTGTCCGGCGGGGCAAACGGCGCCCTGGGGACCACACCGATGGCGGCGAAACGAGCCAGTTTGGCCTGCTCGCTTGCCGTCCATTCATGCAACGGCGCCAAGGCGTTGAAAGTCTCGAA from Pseudomonas sp. P8_229 encodes:
- a CDS encoding DUF1254 domain-containing protein gives rise to the protein MRHWICAFAVGASLGTVHAADLDPSQAKALAQEAYVFAYATVEHDKVLTAINAKLPFNRLYGEPRLLGPQDNKVVSPNNDTFYSRALLDLRAEPMVLQVPAVEARYYSFQLVDLRTDNLDYIGTRATGNQAGRYLIAGPDWKGDVPSGFNGVIRSPSRVVFLLGRTEVKGESDQPEAAKVLMGYALQPLSRVLNSSAPATLPPLQLPAYHDTKQGPAQTLFETFNALAPLHEWTASEQAKLARFAAIGVVPRAPFAPPDNLRDAVAAGAEAGREQVRVASSQLAREQQGWLPSPTNVGKFGEDDLTRAAVAWRYIYANDAIEAIYPMALHDVAGQVLDGRQAYRLHFPAGQLPPVNAFWSLTLYDGRTQLLASNPIQRYALGDRSPQLQYDADGGLTLLLQTDAPAPAQQGNWLPTPQGPFNLLLRLYLPKPSALDGSYRLPTLARVKQ
- a CDS encoding DUF1254 domain-containing protein, with amino-acid sequence MNLVFSRRRLLAGMGAVGASLMMPRWVLADDISEFQAIAQQAWIYAYPMLMHYQTLEKQLLNPNAPEYVGGFNRFRHYSQLYTPANREIVTPNNDTPYSWAWLDLRSEPQVLSVPAVDQDRYYVHQLVDQYTHNFGYVGVLGTGREAGDYLIAGPNWQGPKPSGIKAVLRSETEIVMVLGRTGLKNADDMPAVRALQQQYRLRGLHQYTAGPAPTAAAPIAWPAWDSKSGLGPAFIGVLNQILALCPTQPSEQALRERFATIGIVPGQPFDFAALPANQQQGLIAGIQQAQAQLQTAVTQTRSTLGLFGNREAMHGNYVNRAVGALMGIYGNSVEEAFYTGSRLDNQGQPLQGGRRYRLRFAPGQLPPASEFWSLTLYDLPDRQLVANAIDRYCLSSRDALQADSDGGLTLMMQSGAPEQDASSNWLPTPQSGAFTLILRLYGPTQDVVEQRWRMPVVEVVSV